Sequence from the Torulaspora globosa chromosome 4, complete sequence genome:
CGCTGAGTACTCTTCGTCACGTGCGCCCGGCGTCACAAAATAAAACGACAGTAAATCGAAAATATACGCTGAAATATCGCTGACATTGCAAGAAACCAGCCCGAATAAGGTCTCTTCAGCGCGATGAGACCATGGAAAATCGCTGGGATTGCGCTTGTGCTTTTTCTCAGCCGTTTGTTGCAGTGCTGtgcagcaacagctgccCATTCAGACGGCGTCACCAAGACTGCTGAAGAAATACTCTGCCTGCTGTATATAGAGGGGAGGGCCCCTCATGCAAAGCTGTACGAAACTCTACAGGTGCTGCGCACCGTCAGATGCCAGATCTCGAGGCTGAAGCAAGAGTTCGTTGAACAAACCTCCACACTCGCGGCGATCGagtcgctgctggcgctgaAGTCAGAGCAGATTGCTCGCAGTGACAGGACCATGAGAGGTCTTCTAGCACACTTGAAACAGGTAAGCAGTGCACTCTCGATTGCTTTGAATGGAGACCGTCGGGGTGGCGAGACGCCATTGCAGATTCCGGCGAACGCTGCAGGAAAGAGCTTGGCGATGGATTTTCTGTCGAGCTACATCGAGAGCAACGCCGCCGACAGTCGCGCAGCGAAAATAAGAGTTCTCAAGACGGGAGCTTTTCTTATGGTTATGTTGAGCACCACAGCGGACGTCTGTGTGATCACCGGCCCAGTCGTCTGCTTTGCGCTATATGTGGCGGGCTCTGGGGCCGTAGTGATCTGGCTCGCTCAAATCTACAGAACGATGTTTGGAAATGATGGGATGCCAGAACCAAACTGGCAGCCAGGCTGAGATTGCAACATCTTACTGGAGTTTTTATATGTTCATTGTAGTTGAACCTGTTTTTtcgcagctcatcgctagtattggaaaaatttttagtctgcgatgagcttcagTAGACACTAGAAGGCTATATACAGTCCTAGCAGTCGTTTAGAGGCCAGTTGGTTGGGTAGCAGGGATCATTCAAGATGGGAAAAGCATCAGGTTCGAAATTGAGAAAGCAGAGGCACGATCCGCTGTTGAAAGATCTGGATTCGGCACAGGGTAGTTTGAAAAAGGTGCCTAGGAAGAAGACAGGCCGGCAGGATGAGGCGGAGGATGAGGGATTCGTTGACTCGAAATCTTCTAGAAAGATTCTACAGCTTGCAAAGGAGCAGCAGGACGAGATCTcgaaggaggaggaagcagaagcagaaCTGGCGAGACATGAGTCAGAGAGGTTCAAAACTATAGCATATGAcaaggaggaggaggaggaggacgCTGATGAAGACGCAGGTGATATTTCTGACTTTGAACCGGAAGGCGaagacgttgaagaagaaatagagGAAGTCGATATCGATGAGGAGGACGCTGCAGTGTTTGAGCAGTATCTGAGAGGCTCTGAAGGCTATAACTCTCTGGGTGGCAGTTATAATTTGGCAGATAAGATCATGGCAACCatcaaggagaaagaaatggagCACGAAAATGAAGTGATGGCTGAAGATAGAGAGGCGCGTGATTACGAAGCACCAAGAGGTGAAGGTGTGGCCCTTCCTGAGAAAGTTATCAGAGCTTACACCACTGTGGGTACAATCTTGCAGACGTGGACCCATGGTAAGCTTCCAAAACTGTTCAAAGTTATACCATCGCTGAGGAATTGGCAGGACGTCCTATACGTTACCAATCCAGAGCAATGGTCTCCACATGTCGTCTACGAGGCTACAAAGCTTTTCGTATCCAACATGACTGCCAAAGAAGCCCAGAAGTTTGTCAATCTTGTCCTTTACGAACGCTTCCGCGAGAACATCGAGACCAACGAAGATCACTCGTTGAACTATCATATCTACAGAGCTCTCAAGAAATCACTGTATAAGCCTAGCGCTTTTTTCAAAGGCTTCCTTTTCCCATTGGTCGAACAGGGCTGCAATGTGCGCGAGGCAACCATAGCTGGCAGTGTGCTGGCAAAAGTTTCCGTGCCTGTTCTACATTCTTCAGCGGCTTTGAGTTACCTGTTGAAGCTACCGTTCTCGCCAGCCACAACGGTATTCATAAAAGTTCTGCTGGATAAAAAGTACGCTCTGCCATACCAGACCGTTGACGAATGTGTTTACTACTTTATGAGCTTCAGAACACTGGCGGATGGCAGCAACGGAGAGAATGCGGTTGCAGTGCTGCCTGTGGTATGGCACAAAGCATTCCTAGCGTTTGCTCAAAGGTACAAGAATGATATCACTCAGgatcaaagagatttctTGCTTGAGACCGTTCGTCAAAGAGGTCACAAGGACATTGGGCCGGAGATCAGAAGGGAATTACTCGCTGGAGAAAGTAGAGAGTTCGTTGGCGAGTCAGGGGAAGTCAATGACAATGACTTGATGATCGACGTCAAGTAAGAGGCATAATGTATAATAGTGTTTAAAAGCGGATAAATAGCTGTCTTTTCAGCTACAGAAATTTTAGCAGTAGTATGAATGAGTGCAGTTTGCGCTACCAAACATAAATTATAACCATCGATAATTAAAACTGATAACCTGAAGGTAAAACTACGAATCCCAATTGGATTTATTTAGATGCAGTTGCTCTTTTACTTGATTCTTTCAACTATAGAGCCGGGAACAGCTGTATTATAATGAACGTTACGATAAGGCCGAAGAATAGAGCGAGGAAAACTGTGATATAAAAGATGTAACCTAACTTCTTCTTATCGTACTTCCTCAGTTTCCCACTGATATCCGTTAGACTCGTGGAGGCAGTCTGGATTCCAATTTCAGCTGCGCTAAAGACTGCTTTATCTTCATTCAATGCATTGTGGAAAGCAACCGCGCCTTGCTTCAGACTGCCCACTAGTTTCGTCATATCCTCTATTAAACCATTTTGTAGATTATCCTGATCCTCGAGTTGCCTTTCTGCTGATTTTTCAGACTCCAAAGCGCTATTCTCATTTGCCCTCTTACCCAACAGACGTCGTCTTAATTCGGCAGTGCTGCCAATCTGTTCGATCCCACCTTCGTTTGATGCTTGATCAGAGATAGACGCCAAGTCTGTTTCACTCCTGGGACTGTCGAAGTCGACGCTATATCTTCTGGTTTTAACTTCATGTTGGGCCCTGCGGTATTCGTCTGTCATCTGTGTCAGCATCAGATGCTGTCTTTGTAAACATTGAAATGCGATCGCAGGATACCCGTCTTGGAACTGCTCGATTGAATTAGCTCTTTTTTGGCCATTCAGAGGGCATAGTTGTTCATTTATCACTTTGGTTCTTAGTATATTCAGATTCTCAGAAACTTTAGTATTGACCAGGTATGAAACGAAGGGGTCTTCACTAGCTAACGGCTCCCTGCGAAGACTAGTTCTTACAGCTTCAGTCATCGCTTTGGTTCTCTTATTCGCTAACAAGCGCAAGGAAGTTGTGCTTCGTCTGAGGCTTAACGGCTTGATAAGCTTTACATCCACCCAACCTCCCAAGTAGCGTATTCAAGTGACATGAACTCAAGAACAGGCAGAATCGACTGACTCGTTGCAAAGAATCTTGAGGCCTAAATAGAGTGCAGATATCTACgatacttcaagaagcaatATCAAAATTTCCGCCCACCTACTATCAAACCACGAACTGTGGGATTAATCAGTC
This genomic interval carries:
- the ENP1 gene encoding snoRNA-binding rRNA-processing protein ENP1 (ancestral locus Anc_6.165), which gives rise to MGKASGSKLRKQRHDPLLKDLDSAQGSLKKVPRKKTGRQDEAEDEGFVDSKSSRKILQLAKEQQDEISKEEEAEAELARHESERFKTIAYDKEEEEEDADEDAGDISDFEPEGEDVEEEIEEVDIDEEDAAVFEQYLRGSEGYNSLGGSYNLADKIMATIKEKEMEHENEVMAEDREARDYEAPRGEGVALPEKVIRAYTTVGTILQTWTHGKLPKLFKVIPSLRNWQDVLYVTNPEQWSPHVVYEATKLFVSNMTAKEAQKFVNLVLYERFRENIETNEDHSLNYHIYRALKKSLYKPSAFFKGFLFPLVEQGCNVREATIAGSVLAKVSVPVLHSSAALSYLLKLPFSPATTVFIKVLLDKKYALPYQTVDECVYYFMSFRTLADGSNGENAVAVLPVVWHKAFLAFAQRYKNDITQDQRDFLLETVRQRGHKDIGPEIRRELLAGESREFVGESGEVNDNDLMIDVK
- the USE1 gene encoding SNAP receptor USE1 (ancestral locus Anc_6.164), whose product is MTEAVRTSLRREPLASEDPFVSYLVNTKVSENLNILRTKVINEQLCPLNGQKRANSIEQFQDGYPAIAFQCLQRQHLMLTQMTDEYRRAQHEVKTRRYSVDFDSPRSETDLASISDQASNEGGIEQIGSTAELRRRLLGKRANENSALESEKSAERQLEDQDNLQNGLIEDMTKLVGSLKQGAVAFHNALNEDKAVFSAAEIGIQTASTSLTDISGKLRKYDKKKLGYIFYITVFLALFFGLIVTFIIIQLFPAL